The genome window TCTTCCTCTTTGATTATACATTTATTTTCTTGACTTAGAGTAAACTCTAAGTTATAAACTAACTTTAAATAATAGAAAGGGATGATATTGTTGTATTCCATTAGTAAAGCTGCTGAGGAGTCTGGTATTAGCGCATATACATTAAGGTATTACGAAAACATAGGGTTACTGCCCTCACCAAAACGAAACAACGGTGGAAGACGTCTTTATACGGAAACTGATATTCAGTTCATGAAATTTCTGAAAAGTTTAAAGGATACAGGTATGTCTCTAGAAGATATTAATGAATTTGTCAAAGACGGATGTATTTTAGAAAAAATCAGTTCGAATGCGGAGCCGACACAACTTACTCCGTCTATAAATAAACGTATTGAGATTTTAACCAAGCACTTAGAAAAAATGGAAATTAAAAAGAAGGAACTCGAAGAAGTGACTTCCATAACAAAGCTAAAACTGGATACATATTATTCAATTTTGAAACAGAATGAGGGAAATAAATGAAACATTTAAATATATACCTGATGTTGCTTGGATTCTCCGTTTTTACAGGAGCTACTTTTAATCTTGCAAAGTATACTGTTGTTTATTTTTCTCCATCATCTGCTGCGGCTTGGCGTTTCGGAGTGGCTGCTGCAGTTATGCTCATTATTTTGATTTTTACTGAAGGGATAAAGAAAAGTCAATTACAACAAAATATAGTTATATATATTGTTCTTGGGCTTATAGGTATCTTTGGATTTAATGCTTTGTTTTTTATAGGTTTAAAATATACTTCACCTGTTAATGGGGCATTAATTATGGGTCTAAATCCTTTATTAACAACTATTTTTGCTCGAATTATTTTAAAGGATCATATTACAAAAAAACAAGTATTTGGCATATGCTTTGCTTTCCTCGGTGTTTTATTAGTCATTACACAGGGTTCTATAGAAACCATAACAACCCTTTCTATTTCAATTGGAGATGTAATTATCTTTGCAGGTAGTGTTTGCTGGGCACTTTATGGTGTGCTTGGACGTAAATTTATAAAGAATGGCACTCCTCTATCTACAACCACTTACACAATGGTTATCGGTGCCGTCAGTCTAATAGTAGTATCCCTATTCACCTCTAATCCTGTGTCTATACCGAATATTCCCATTGAAGCTTGGGGAG of Niallia circulans contains these proteins:
- a CDS encoding MerR family transcriptional regulator translates to MLLYSISKAAEESGISAYTLRYYENIGLLPSPKRNNGGRRLYTETDIQFMKFLKSLKDTGMSLEDINEFVKDGCILEKISSNAEPTQLTPSINKRIEILTKHLEKMEIKKKELEEVTSITKLKLDTYYSILKQNEGNK
- a CDS encoding DMT family transporter, producing MKHLNIYLMLLGFSVFTGATFNLAKYTVVYFSPSSAAAWRFGVAAAVMLIILIFTEGIKKSQLQQNIVIYIVLGLIGIFGFNALFFIGLKYTSPVNGALIMGLNPLLTTIFARIILKDHITKKQVFGICFAFLGVLLVITQGSIETITTLSISIGDVIIFAGSVCWALYGVLGRKFIKNGTPLSTTTYTMVIGAVSLIVVSLFTSNPVSIPNIPIEAWGAIAFMALFTSVLGYLWWNQGMKEIGASKTSLFFNLVPVVTMTISFAFGTPIKVFQILGALLVILGVLTSSGVISLPKYKAEKQSAA